A window from Dehalobacter sp. DCA encodes these proteins:
- the hemW gene encoding radical SAM family heme chaperone HemW, with amino-acid sequence MTSLYVHVPFCVKKCSYCAFYSVPYTAPIIADSRISGSVDGADHMLLSDPASDLVFVYLRGLERELELRAKEASQGVSSLFIGGGTPTVLDASQLDRLLSLIYRYYFKALSRTDSIELSDPIRDPRINTSRTGQVLEKTIECNPGILDREKLMLCRTYGINRISLGAQSFDDHLLKSIGRIHTAEDIHRSVTLIRQSGIDNLNLDLIFGLPGQKMGDWQDTLRQAIALSPEHLSLYALTLEEDTPLHKEYAYSQAGSPDCKETLDGLNSRNRLDCLPDDDLQADMYEWAVSYLQSCGYGRYEVSNFARPGFECKHNRSYWRGQDYIGLGPGAVSCLNNVRTRNSEDIAGYTRMLESGQRPLDPSATEVLTREQQISEFMMLGLRTADGIDTAEFSAKFQTEIQDIYGQILQNYIDRDIFRLAEGRLKINPACFFVLNAVLVDFIL; translated from the coding sequence ATGACTTCTTTATATGTTCATGTTCCGTTTTGTGTAAAAAAATGTTCTTACTGCGCATTCTATTCGGTACCTTATACTGCTCCCATTATCGCAGACAGTAGAATATCCGGTAGCGTAGATGGGGCTGACCATATGTTATTATCAGACCCGGCCTCCGATTTGGTCTTCGTCTATTTGCGCGGACTGGAGCGGGAGCTTGAGTTGCGAGCTAAGGAAGCCTCCCAGGGGGTTTCTTCTCTTTTTATTGGGGGCGGAACGCCCACGGTTCTGGATGCCAGTCAGCTTGATCGGCTGCTGAGTCTGATTTACCGGTATTATTTTAAGGCCCTGAGCCGGACAGACTCGATAGAACTATCTGATCCGATAAGGGATCCCCGTATCAATACTTCCAGGACCGGTCAGGTCCTAGAAAAAACAATTGAGTGTAATCCCGGCATACTCGACCGGGAGAAATTGATGCTCTGCCGGACGTACGGGATCAACCGGATATCGCTCGGCGCTCAGAGCTTTGATGACCATCTGCTGAAAAGCATCGGCAGAATCCATACCGCGGAGGATATTCACAGGAGCGTCACCCTTATTAGACAATCGGGGATAGATAACCTGAACCTTGATCTGATTTTTGGACTTCCGGGACAGAAAATGGGAGATTGGCAGGATACGCTTCGCCAGGCCATCGCATTGTCGCCTGAACACCTTTCACTCTATGCACTTACGCTTGAGGAAGATACCCCGCTGCATAAAGAATATGCATACAGTCAGGCAGGCAGTCCGGACTGCAAAGAAACCTTGGATGGCTTGAACAGCCGGAATCGCCTGGATTGTCTGCCGGATGATGACTTGCAGGCCGATATGTACGAATGGGCGGTTTCTTATCTTCAAAGCTGCGGCTATGGCCGCTATGAAGTTTCCAACTTTGCGAGGCCCGGTTTTGAATGCAAACATAACCGGTCTTATTGGCGAGGGCAGGATTATATAGGTCTTGGACCGGGGGCAGTCTCATGTCTGAACAATGTTAGAACCAGGAATTCAGAGGATATTGCCGGTTATACCCGGATGTTGGAATCTGGACAAAGGCCTTTGGACCCTTCGGCAACCGAAGTACTGACCAGAGAGCAGCAGATCTCTGAATTTATGATGCTGGGGCTGCGTACGGCAGATGGAATCGACACCGCAGAATTTTCTGCCAAATTTCAAACAGAAATTCAGGATATTTATGGACAAATTTTGCAAAACTATATTGATAGAGATATTTTCCGGCTTGCCGAAGGCAGGTTGAAAATTAACCCTGCCTGCTTTTTCGTGCTCAATGCGGTTCTGGTGGATTTCATTTTGTAG
- the lepA gene encoding translation elongation factor 4 — MANASSKIRNFSIIAHIDHGKSTLADRLIEYTGTMSTRELKEQVLDSMDLERERGITIKLQAVRLRYKAKDGEVYELNLIDTPGHVDFSYEVSRSLAACEGALLVVDAAQGIEAQTLANVYLALENDLEIIPVINKIDLPSAEPDRVKQEIEDVIGIDASEAILASAKMGAGVEEILEAIVKRIPPPKGDDEEPLKSLIFDSKFDSYKGAIPYIRLFDGKVSKGTNIRMMSTGKMFEITEVGVFTPGMTIVDELRAGQVGYIAGSIKNVGDTRVGDTVTDNDHAAAKPLSGYRKAVSMVFCGLYPVETSDFDRLKDALEKLQLNDASLMYENETSAALGFGFRCGFLGLLHMEIIQERLEREFGLSIITTAPSVVYKVNTTAKEQVLIDNPALLPPEGKIESIEEPVVKATIMVPSEYVGTIMELNQEKRGTFLNMDYITASRVSLYYELPLSEIVYDYFDQLKSRTKGYASLDYELIGYKEADLVKLDIMLNAEIVDALSFIVHKDKAYSRGRKLVEKLRSLIPRQMFEIPVQAVIGAKVIARENIRAMRKDVLAKCYGGDISRKRKLLEKQKEGKKRMKQVGNVEIPQDAFMAVLKMDD; from the coding sequence ATGGCAAATGCTTCATCTAAAATCAGAAATTTTTCGATCATTGCCCATATCGATCACGGCAAATCTACTCTTGCCGATCGGCTGATTGAGTATACCGGAACCATGTCCACCCGGGAACTCAAGGAGCAGGTTCTCGACTCCATGGATTTGGAACGGGAGCGTGGTATTACCATCAAACTGCAGGCAGTCCGTTTGCGCTACAAGGCAAAAGACGGAGAGGTCTATGAGCTGAATCTGATCGATACTCCCGGACATGTTGACTTTTCTTACGAAGTTTCCCGGAGTCTGGCTGCCTGCGAAGGGGCTTTGCTGGTGGTCGATGCGGCCCAGGGAATTGAGGCCCAGACTCTTGCCAATGTCTATCTTGCTTTGGAAAATGACCTGGAGATCATTCCGGTTATTAATAAAATAGATCTGCCAAGCGCAGAACCTGACAGAGTCAAACAGGAGATTGAAGATGTGATTGGGATTGACGCGAGTGAGGCGATCCTCGCATCGGCCAAAATGGGGGCTGGGGTCGAAGAGATCCTGGAAGCCATTGTCAAGAGGATTCCTCCGCCTAAGGGCGATGATGAAGAACCTTTAAAATCATTGATTTTTGACTCAAAGTTTGATTCCTACAAAGGGGCGATCCCTTATATTCGATTATTTGACGGTAAAGTCTCCAAAGGAACGAACATCAGGATGATGTCCACCGGAAAAATGTTTGAAATCACCGAAGTTGGTGTTTTTACCCCAGGAATGACGATTGTCGATGAGCTGAGGGCAGGCCAGGTTGGCTATATCGCGGGCAGTATTAAGAATGTCGGGGATACCCGGGTCGGGGATACCGTGACGGATAACGACCATGCGGCGGCGAAACCGCTGTCGGGCTACCGCAAAGCGGTATCGATGGTTTTTTGCGGCCTTTATCCAGTTGAAACTTCCGACTTTGACAGGCTGAAGGATGCGCTGGAGAAACTTCAGCTGAATGATGCGAGTTTAATGTATGAAAATGAAACGTCCGCAGCATTGGGTTTTGGTTTCCGCTGTGGTTTCCTGGGTCTCCTGCACATGGAAATTATCCAGGAGAGACTCGAGAGGGAATTTGGCCTCAGCATTATTACGACCGCACCGAGCGTTGTTTATAAAGTAAATACCACAGCCAAGGAACAGGTCTTAATTGATAACCCTGCGCTTCTGCCGCCTGAAGGAAAGATCGAATCGATTGAAGAGCCTGTGGTCAAGGCTACGATTATGGTACCCTCCGAGTACGTAGGCACCATCATGGAACTGAACCAGGAGAAAAGGGGTACGTTCCTGAACATGGATTATATCACCGCTTCGCGCGTAAGTCTCTATTATGAGCTTCCGTTAAGCGAAATTGTATATGATTATTTTGATCAGCTTAAATCCCGGACCAAAGGGTATGCGTCTCTGGACTATGAACTAATCGGATACAAGGAAGCGGATCTTGTGAAACTCGATATCATGCTGAACGCTGAAATTGTTGATGCACTCTCCTTCATTGTCCATAAAGACAAAGCATATTCCCGTGGACGCAAACTTGTTGAAAAGCTGCGCAGCCTGATTCCGCGGCAGATGTTTGAGATACCTGTCCAGGCCGTGATCGGCGCCAAGGTCATTGCCAGGGAGAATATCCGGGCTATGCGCAAAGATGTTCTGGCCAAATGCTACGGCGGTGACATTTCCCGGAAACGCAAACTGCTGGAAAAGCAAAAAGAAGGCAAGAAACGCATGAAACAAGTCGGCAATGTGGAAATACCCCAGGACGCTTTCATGGCAGTGCTCAAGATGGACGATTAA
- the murJ gene encoding murein biosynthesis integral membrane protein MurJ produces the protein MTNNQKMMKAAGFMMAANLVSRLLGFVRESLMAGLFGKTAATDAYNTAFILPDLLYWLLVGGVLSAAFIPVLSEYIAKGREKEGWKVVSSVTNATFLLLCILVIAGMLLTPKFIELQVPGFSPANKELTIYLTRILLLQPVILALSGITMGILNSYKIFWPSALGTVLYNASVILFGALFANSGEARSISGFAFGVVIGAAVNFLVQVPSLRRVGFRYYPMIDLKHPGVRKIMVLAVPMIIMYTLNQFQVIVNSNLGSALDPGSLTAVWYSYRLFQVPVGIFALAIGVAVFPTLTEQAALKKAKDFLETISSAIRLIIFITVPISIGMVVLRFPLIRVLFQHGEFSAGDTDIMAVPLLYFSLGITAQAIIQILPRAFYAMQNTWIPVILGLVAMAVSIIWMYILVGPLACGGLALAVTLGAIMQMLLLFIVLRRKLGKIDGRRIAAVFSKTLAAALAMAAVVMIWANLLTIWVGIGKMGSTIVLISGALVGMLVFFIVARLLKMEEYQMAIEMLIKRRK, from the coding sequence ATGACAAACAATCAAAAAATGATGAAAGCGGCAGGCTTCATGATGGCTGCCAACCTTGTTTCCAGGCTTCTCGGTTTTGTCAGGGAGTCCCTGATGGCCGGACTGTTCGGAAAAACGGCAGCTACTGACGCGTATAATACGGCCTTTATCCTTCCGGACCTGCTTTACTGGCTGTTGGTCGGAGGCGTCTTAAGCGCTGCCTTTATCCCTGTCCTGTCCGAATATATTGCCAAAGGCAGGGAAAAAGAAGGATGGAAAGTCGTGAGCTCGGTAACCAATGCGACATTTCTGCTGCTCTGTATCCTGGTTATCGCGGGCATGCTGCTGACTCCGAAGTTTATTGAGCTGCAGGTGCCCGGATTTAGTCCGGCGAATAAGGAACTTACCATCTATCTTACCCGTATCCTGCTGCTGCAGCCGGTCATTCTGGCTTTGAGCGGGATTACGATGGGCATCCTGAACTCATACAAAATATTTTGGCCATCCGCGCTGGGGACGGTTCTTTATAATGCCAGTGTCATCCTATTTGGGGCGCTTTTTGCTAATTCCGGTGAAGCCCGGAGTATCTCCGGTTTTGCGTTTGGGGTCGTGATCGGCGCTGCGGTAAATTTTCTTGTCCAGGTTCCTTCCCTGCGCAGAGTTGGCTTCCGCTATTATCCAATGATCGATCTGAAACATCCCGGGGTCCGGAAGATCATGGTCTTGGCTGTCCCGATGATTATCATGTACACCTTGAATCAATTTCAGGTCATTGTGAATTCCAACCTCGGTTCTGCGCTTGATCCGGGAAGCTTGACTGCGGTCTGGTACTCTTACCGTCTTTTCCAAGTCCCGGTCGGCATCTTCGCGCTGGCCATCGGTGTCGCTGTTTTTCCGACCTTAACAGAGCAGGCTGCTCTGAAAAAGGCCAAAGATTTTCTCGAGACGATCTCGAGTGCAATTCGGCTGATTATCTTTATTACGGTTCCGATATCGATTGGGATGGTCGTTCTGCGCTTTCCTTTGATCCGGGTTCTGTTCCAGCATGGTGAATTCAGTGCGGGGGATACGGATATCATGGCTGTGCCGCTGCTGTATTTTTCGCTGGGGATTACCGCTCAGGCTATTATTCAGATTCTGCCGCGTGCTTTTTATGCAATGCAGAACACCTGGATTCCGGTTATTCTTGGTCTCGTCGCCATGGCTGTCAGCATAATCTGGATGTACATTTTAGTCGGTCCTTTGGCTTGCGGCGGCTTGGCCCTGGCTGTAACTCTCGGAGCCATTATGCAAATGCTCTTGCTGTTTATCGTACTGCGCCGCAAGCTTGGCAAAATTGACGGGCGCAGAATCGCAGCCGTGTTTAGTAAAACACTGGCAGCCGCTTTGGCTATGGCAGCTGTCGTCATGATTTGGGCGAATCTGCTGACCATTTGGGTCGGAATTGGCAAAATGGGCTCGACGATTGTTTTAATCAGTGGAGCACTCGTAGGCATGCTTGTGTTTTTTATTGTTGCCCGTCTGCTGAAGATGGAAGAGTACCAAATGGCCATCGAGATGCTGATCAAACGACGCAAATAA
- a CDS encoding stage II sporulation protein P, whose protein sequence is MSYPQRTYISDTRNAATGIGMYLLTGVNISDARTYFLSFYAPPSEGPTWLGWAYYPNDPEMEGPLLEPLDNPFYHDPEPVKSAQDVLVGIYHTHSAESYLGDGGADRSAGGENGDIVEIGQLLTEKLNQAGINTAHSEEVNDAVYIQAYNHSYLAAKKMLEKNPTTRLLIDLHRDGLPSQVGKDTAKINGQECARVMIVIGQKNQNWEKNDAIAREIIKIAEKKYPGLFFPKIRYASEARYNQYLTDGAILLEIGSQLNTLEEAQAAAGPIAEVLKEYLGK, encoded by the coding sequence ATGTCTTATCCACAACGAACCTATATCAGTGATACACGGAATGCTGCTACAGGGATCGGAATGTATTTGCTGACCGGAGTCAACATATCCGACGCTCGGACGTATTTTTTAAGTTTCTATGCACCTCCTTCCGAAGGGCCAACCTGGCTGGGATGGGCCTATTATCCCAATGATCCTGAAATGGAGGGACCGCTGCTCGAACCCCTCGATAATCCGTTTTATCATGATCCTGAACCGGTTAAAAGTGCGCAGGATGTCCTGGTAGGCATCTATCACACCCACAGTGCAGAGTCCTATTTGGGAGATGGCGGTGCAGACCGGTCAGCTGGAGGTGAAAACGGAGATATTGTGGAGATTGGACAGCTATTGACTGAAAAATTGAACCAGGCAGGGATCAATACGGCACATTCCGAGGAGGTTAATGATGCGGTCTATATCCAGGCCTACAATCATTCCTATCTCGCAGCAAAAAAAATGCTCGAGAAAAACCCAACAACCCGTTTGCTGATCGATCTTCACCGGGACGGACTTCCTTCCCAGGTGGGCAAAGATACTGCAAAGATTAACGGACAGGAGTGTGCCAGAGTCATGATTGTGATCGGTCAGAAAAATCAAAACTGGGAAAAGAACGATGCAATTGCGCGTGAAATTATTAAGATTGCGGAGAAAAAATACCCGGGACTGTTTTTCCCAAAAATCCGCTATGCCTCAGAAGCACGCTATAACCAGTATCTCACGGACGGAGCCATCCTGCTGGAAATTGGCAGTCAGCTAAACACGTTGGAGGAAGCACAGGCTGCAGCCGGACCCATAGCCGAAGTATTGAAGGAATATCTCGGTAAATGA